Proteins encoded in a region of the Corynebacterium genitalium ATCC 33030 genome:
- a CDS encoding LysE family translocator, translating into MLSLAALFGFGLAVAPLVVTPGASFTLVSARGLAGDRRGARAVIAGTALGILTHGLFAGVGLAAVVMRSAEAYQILRLVGAVYLVALGSLLVVRAARGQGSSTAVVRPPAKNAAKEIGRAYLANVLNVKAATVYLTLAPQFVPVQSVGVGSMVTLAFVHVLVMAAWLGLWSTGLVAMSARFNIATWKRRIDLAGGAVLVFLGVRSARP; encoded by the coding sequence GTGCTTTCACTTGCTGCACTATTCGGATTCGGTCTCGCGGTGGCGCCGCTCGTGGTCACGCCGGGTGCGAGCTTCACTTTGGTCAGTGCCCGCGGTCTGGCAGGGGATCGTCGCGGAGCTCGGGCGGTCATTGCGGGCACTGCCCTGGGAATTCTCACGCACGGTCTCTTTGCTGGTGTCGGGCTCGCAGCGGTGGTGATGCGTTCCGCTGAGGCTTATCAAATACTGCGCCTAGTCGGCGCGGTGTACCTCGTAGCGCTTGGCTCGCTCTTGGTAGTCCGAGCTGCTCGCGGGCAAGGATCCAGCACGGCCGTTGTTCGTCCTCCAGCAAAAAACGCAGCGAAAGAAATTGGGCGTGCGTACCTCGCTAATGTGCTGAACGTAAAAGCGGCTACCGTGTATCTCACGTTGGCTCCGCAGTTTGTGCCCGTCCAATCTGTCGGGGTGGGATCGATGGTCACTCTCGCCTTCGTGCATGTCTTAGTGATGGCCGCGTGGTTAGGGCTCTGGTCGACTGGTTTGGTGGCCATGTCAGCTCGATTCAACATCGCCACATGGAAAAGGCGGATTGATCTGGCCGGCGGGGCGGTCCTGGTCTTCTTGGGTGTTCGCTCAGCAAGGCCGTGA
- a CDS encoding tyrosine recombinase XerC → MAQLEEAIDDFADHALLVKGRSEATVKGYRSDLRTLAEVAPTFDDFTLIALRGWLADAMRQGLARSTMARRTAAARSFSTWAYERGYLDSDVAARLVTPQINRHLPDVVTSSRAGELVEAEINPDSDGPEAARDRAMLELMYATGMRVAELTGLDVDDVDTKQGLARVTGKGNKQRVVPFGERATAAIEEWKTRRTELVSDKSGHALFLGSRGGRIDQRQVRRVVERAAQRTGDTDLSPHALRHSAATHMLEGGADLRVVQELLGHSSLQTTQIYTHVSAQRLKNVYDQAHPRA, encoded by the coding sequence ATGGCGCAGTTAGAAGAGGCTATCGATGACTTCGCTGATCACGCGCTGCTGGTCAAAGGCCGCTCCGAGGCGACAGTCAAGGGCTACCGCAGCGACCTGCGCACCTTGGCCGAGGTTGCTCCGACCTTCGACGATTTCACCCTCATCGCCCTGCGCGGGTGGCTCGCCGACGCGATGCGGCAGGGCCTTGCGCGCTCCACAATGGCGCGGCGTACCGCCGCAGCGCGAAGCTTTTCGACGTGGGCGTACGAGCGCGGCTACCTCGACTCCGATGTCGCAGCGCGGCTGGTGACTCCCCAGATCAACCGTCACCTGCCTGATGTGGTGACTTCATCGCGTGCGGGCGAGCTCGTCGAGGCGGAAATCAATCCTGACTCCGACGGACCAGAAGCCGCACGTGACCGGGCCATGCTCGAGCTGATGTACGCGACAGGCATGCGTGTCGCGGAGCTGACGGGGCTGGATGTTGATGATGTCGATACCAAGCAGGGGCTCGCCCGCGTCACCGGAAAAGGCAACAAACAGCGGGTTGTGCCGTTTGGGGAGCGTGCCACGGCAGCCATCGAGGAATGGAAGACCCGCCGCACGGAACTCGTGAGTGACAAGAGCGGACACGCGCTGTTTCTCGGCTCCCGTGGCGGGCGGATTGATCAGCGGCAAGTCCGGCGCGTGGTGGAGCGCGCTGCGCAGCGCACCGGTGACACCGATCTGAGCCCCCACGCCCTGCGCCACAGTGCGGCAACGCACATGCTCGAAGGCGGGGCGGACCTGCGTGTGGTGCAGGAGTTGCTGGGGCACTCGTCGCTGCAGACGACGCAGATCTACACGCACGTTTCCGCGCAGCGGCTCAAGAACGTGTACGACCAGGCGCACCCGCGGGCGTGA
- the pyrH gene encoding UMP kinase, which produces MLKLGGEMFGGGKVGIDPDVVENVARQIADIAQSGTEVAVVIGGGNFFRGAELQQRGMDRARSDYMGMLGTVMNCLALQDFLQQLGVDCRVQTAINMAQIAEPYLPLRASRHLEKGRVVIFGAGMGMPYFSTDTTAAQRALEIGCEVLLMAKAVDGVYSDDPRTNPDAELYTEITPREAIEKGLKVADATAFSLCMDNNMPILVFNLLKEGNIARAVAGERIGTLVQ; this is translated from the coding sequence ATGCTCAAGCTGGGAGGTGAGATGTTCGGCGGCGGCAAGGTCGGCATCGACCCGGATGTGGTGGAGAACGTGGCCCGCCAGATCGCCGATATTGCTCAGAGCGGCACCGAGGTGGCGGTGGTCATCGGTGGCGGTAACTTCTTCCGCGGTGCGGAATTGCAGCAGCGCGGCATGGACCGCGCCCGCTCCGACTACATGGGCATGCTGGGCACGGTGATGAACTGCTTGGCGCTGCAGGACTTCTTGCAGCAGCTGGGCGTGGACTGCCGTGTGCAGACAGCCATTAACATGGCGCAGATCGCGGAGCCGTACCTGCCGCTGCGCGCATCCCGCCACCTGGAGAAGGGTCGCGTGGTCATCTTCGGCGCTGGCATGGGTATGCCGTACTTCTCCACCGACACGACTGCTGCTCAGCGCGCCCTCGAGATCGGGTGTGAGGTACTCCTCATGGCTAAGGCTGTCGACGGCGTGTACTCCGACGACCCGCGCACCAACCCGGACGCGGAACTCTACACCGAGATCACCCCGCGCGAGGCGATCGAGAAGGGTCTCAAGGTCGCCGACGCCACCGCGTTCAGCCTGTGCATGGACAACAACATGCCCATCTTGGTGTTCAACCTCCTCAAAGAGGGCAATATTGCGCGTGCTGTCGCCGGTGAGCGCATCGGCACCCTCGTCCAGTAG
- the rpsB gene encoding 30S ribosomal protein S2 encodes MAVVTMRELLDAGVHFGHQTRRWNPKMRRFIFTDRNGIYIIDLQQTLTYIDEAYEFVKETVAHGGTILFVGTKKQAQEPVQEEADRVGMPYVNHRWLGGMLTNFQTVSKRLARMKELQAMDAAEDGYAGRGKKEILMLNRERTKLERVLGGISDMTKTPSALWIVDTNKEHIAVAEAEKLRIPVVAILDTNCDPDTVDYPIPGNDDAIRSVKLLTHIVGEAVVAGKQQREERQLAKAREAAGDAPAAGTTQDAGIAEVQAEAPANASGENVAEAVADVEATETGAPQGTPATPAAQEADAASAPAQEAAAEAVENVDNPNNDVDPV; translated from the coding sequence ATGGCAGTCGTAACCATGCGTGAACTCCTCGACGCCGGTGTGCACTTCGGCCACCAGACGCGTCGTTGGAACCCGAAGATGCGTCGTTTCATCTTCACCGACCGCAACGGCATCTACATCATCGACCTGCAGCAGACGCTGACCTACATCGACGAGGCATACGAGTTTGTCAAGGAGACCGTCGCACACGGCGGCACCATCCTCTTCGTCGGCACCAAGAAGCAGGCTCAGGAGCCTGTCCAGGAAGAAGCTGACCGCGTGGGCATGCCGTACGTCAACCACCGCTGGCTCGGTGGCATGCTGACCAACTTCCAGACCGTGTCCAAGCGCCTCGCCCGCATGAAGGAGCTGCAGGCCATGGACGCTGCCGAGGACGGTTACGCTGGCCGCGGCAAGAAGGAAATCCTCATGCTCAACCGCGAGCGCACCAAGCTCGAGCGCGTGCTGGGCGGCATTTCCGACATGACCAAGACCCCGTCCGCACTGTGGATCGTGGACACCAACAAGGAGCACATCGCTGTCGCCGAGGCAGAGAAGCTGCGCATCCCTGTTGTCGCCATCCTGGACACCAACTGCGACCCGGACACCGTCGACTACCCGATCCCGGGCAACGACGACGCGATCCGCTCCGTCAAGCTGCTCACCCACATCGTGGGCGAGGCTGTTGTTGCTGGTAAGCAGCAGCGCGAGGAGCGCCAGCTGGCAAAGGCTCGCGAGGCTGCTGGTGACGCTCCGGCAGCTGGCACCACCCAGGACGCCGGCATCGCCGAGGTTCAGGCTGAGGCTCCGGCAAACGCTTCTGGCGAGAACGTTGCTGAGGCTGTCGCAGACGTGGAGGCCACCGAGACCGGTGCGCCGCAGGGCACTCCGGCAACCCCGGCCGCTCAGGAGGCAGACGCTGCTTCCGCTCCGGCGCAGGAGGCTGCAGCTGAGGCTGTGGAGAACGTCGACAACCCGAACAACGACGTCGACCCGGTCTAA
- a CDS encoding M23 family metallopeptidase — MNTRTASPPLAALVMLMTLVTGIAAATPAAAYVDPTTGTPHATGVTRSADIPEKNWLPGHRGVDLAARTGQDILAAGEGVVAFTGLVVGVPTVSIDHPDGIRTTYQPVHATVKVGDHVHEGQPIGRMAHPMADHAGLHWGARTGKDSYINPLSLLDAPPIRLKPVTGQRVTPAGAPGRTRS; from the coding sequence ATGAACACCCGCACCGCTTCACCCCCGTTAGCCGCGCTTGTGATGCTCATGACGCTTGTGACGGGCATCGCCGCTGCCACCCCGGCCGCCGCCTATGTCGACCCGACAACAGGTACCCCGCACGCCACTGGCGTCACCCGCAGCGCCGACATACCCGAGAAGAACTGGCTGCCCGGCCACCGCGGCGTCGACCTAGCTGCCCGCACCGGCCAAGACATCCTCGCTGCCGGAGAGGGAGTGGTCGCTTTCACCGGTCTTGTCGTCGGCGTACCGACGGTCTCCATCGACCACCCCGACGGAATCCGCACCACCTATCAGCCTGTCCACGCCACCGTGAAGGTAGGCGACCATGTCCACGAAGGCCAACCGATCGGAAGAATGGCCCACCCCATGGCAGACCATGCGGGCCTCCATTGGGGTGCGCGCACCGGCAAAGACTCCTATATCAACCCGCTGAGCTTGCTCGACGCCCCGCCGATCCGGCTCAAACCCGTCACCGGTCAGCGTGTCACGCCCGCGGGTGCGCCTGGTCGTACACGTTCTTGA
- a CDS encoding YifB family Mg chelatase-like AAA ATPase, with protein MALASTYSATVEGVTAHSVTVEANVGPGLPGMHIVGLGDKAVGESRDRIRTAVANSGLPWPRTKIMVSLSPANLPKAGSQFDLPIALAVLASMDPVIERRLKGCLVVGELGLSGQLRRVDGILQIILDALHSVPLRTIEHIVIPAGNAQEAALVGHPSVRIAQSLTEAWQWLAGERELPGLEKVDHVVRSVPVADFRDVVGQEQERRAFEIAAAGAHHILMIGAPGSGKSMLAERLPSILPELSSQQVVEATAIHSISGESSGEVIGQAPFVAPHPSLSKAALIGGGSGIPRPGAVSHAHHGVLFLDEVSEIPADTLDGLRVPLEKGEVRLTRARREVVYPANFQLVMAANPCRCGVDVPEKCTCRPMERVNYLRNVSGPLRDRVDISLRTSSVGAVVGRADNEPSEAIAQRVLAARDRAKHRWEKAGVRAATNSRVAGATLRRHFPADDAGMAVIEGALANGDITQRGVDRILRLSWTIADLAGAERPSLEHVFDALELRASKERGVLV; from the coding sequence CATTCGGTCACCGTGGAGGCCAACGTCGGTCCCGGCTTGCCGGGGATGCACATTGTCGGCCTCGGGGACAAAGCTGTCGGGGAGTCCCGGGACCGGATCCGCACCGCGGTGGCCAACTCGGGCTTGCCGTGGCCGCGGACGAAGATCATGGTCTCGCTCTCACCGGCCAACTTGCCGAAAGCCGGCTCACAATTCGATCTCCCTATCGCGCTGGCCGTTTTGGCCAGCATGGATCCGGTTATCGAGCGTCGCCTCAAGGGCTGCCTGGTAGTCGGCGAACTGGGGTTGAGTGGCCAGCTCAGGCGTGTCGACGGCATTTTGCAGATCATCCTCGATGCCCTCCACAGCGTCCCGCTCCGAACCATCGAGCACATCGTCATTCCCGCCGGTAACGCTCAAGAAGCGGCATTGGTTGGCCACCCCAGTGTGCGGATTGCGCAGAGTCTCACCGAAGCGTGGCAATGGCTCGCGGGGGAGCGGGAACTGCCCGGCTTGGAGAAGGTCGACCACGTCGTGCGTTCGGTCCCGGTTGCCGATTTCCGGGATGTCGTCGGGCAAGAGCAAGAGCGCCGCGCTTTCGAGATCGCTGCCGCCGGGGCGCACCACATTCTCATGATCGGCGCACCGGGTTCGGGCAAATCCATGCTGGCCGAGCGGTTGCCGTCCATCCTGCCCGAGCTTTCGTCACAGCAAGTCGTCGAGGCCACCGCGATTCATTCCATTTCCGGGGAGTCGAGTGGTGAGGTGATAGGGCAAGCTCCCTTTGTGGCGCCGCATCCGTCGTTAAGCAAGGCGGCGCTGATTGGTGGTGGTTCCGGGATTCCGCGACCGGGTGCCGTGAGCCACGCGCATCATGGCGTGCTGTTTCTCGACGAAGTCAGCGAGATCCCTGCCGACACCCTCGACGGGCTGCGCGTGCCGCTGGAAAAGGGGGAAGTTCGGCTTACCCGGGCGCGCCGGGAGGTGGTGTACCCGGCGAACTTTCAGCTGGTCATGGCGGCGAATCCATGCCGTTGCGGGGTGGACGTGCCGGAGAAGTGCACCTGCCGGCCGATGGAACGCGTTAACTATCTGCGCAATGTGTCGGGCCCGCTGCGTGATCGCGTCGATATCTCGCTCAGGACGTCTTCGGTCGGGGCGGTGGTGGGCAGGGCCGACAACGAACCGTCGGAAGCGATCGCGCAGCGAGTGCTGGCGGCGCGTGACCGGGCCAAGCACCGGTGGGAGAAAGCAGGCGTGCGCGCGGCAACCAATTCGCGCGTTGCGGGGGCGACATTGCGGCGGCACTTTCCGGCGGATGACGCCGGCATGGCGGTGATTGAGGGTGCCTTGGCGAATGGCGACATCACGCAGCGGGGAGTCGACCGGATCCTGCGTCTGTCGTGGACCATCGCCGATCTCGCGGGCGCGGAGCGGCCGAGCCTGGAGCACGTTTTCGATGCGCTGGAACTGCGCGCATCCAAGGAGAGGGGAGTACTGGTATGA
- a CDS encoding DNA-processing protein DprA, producing the protein MSASKLESWAYLNRVVEGPNRHLLAHLNAGRDADEIAHGIRTRASWLGELGPATESRYTWDRPAEDLEEAAQHGYSLITPEHPEWPADEIAASFGSALSKQERGLGPAADEEPLPPEGYPPHSLWARGNTNLAQLFAQSVGIVGTRAASAYGHHATADLCTGLARHRYTIVSGGALGIDTVAHETALNNQALTVVVAACGPGQIYPKRNGKLFDRIAAEGGAIVTEYPPGMTPDRHRFLTRNRLVAALTQGSIVVEAAFRSGALNTLKWVKTYNRVPLAVPGPILGPGSLGTNLAIRNDRADMVLSADDAHQQLGAIGSTDADGQLEIDFEADAIQKLSRNELRVYDSLPVAGAGGIDAEAVAQASGFTIALAVHLLMDLHKKGLVVRKGKMWERSES; encoded by the coding sequence ATGAGTGCATCGAAACTTGAGTCGTGGGCTTATCTGAACCGAGTCGTGGAGGGGCCCAACCGGCACCTGCTGGCGCACTTGAACGCCGGGCGTGATGCCGACGAGATCGCTCATGGGATCCGCACCCGCGCGAGTTGGCTGGGGGAGCTGGGTCCTGCGACAGAATCGCGCTACACCTGGGACCGCCCCGCCGAGGACCTGGAGGAGGCCGCGCAGCACGGATACTCGTTGATCACCCCGGAGCATCCGGAGTGGCCCGCCGATGAGATCGCAGCGTCATTCGGCAGCGCGTTGAGCAAGCAGGAGCGAGGGTTGGGACCGGCTGCCGACGAAGAGCCCCTCCCGCCTGAGGGGTACCCACCGCACTCATTGTGGGCGCGGGGCAATACGAACCTGGCGCAGTTATTCGCGCAGTCGGTGGGGATCGTCGGCACGCGAGCGGCGAGCGCCTACGGCCACCATGCAACCGCCGACTTGTGTACCGGTCTTGCGCGGCATAGGTACACGATCGTGTCCGGCGGGGCGCTGGGCATTGACACCGTCGCCCACGAGACCGCGTTGAACAACCAGGCGTTGACCGTTGTTGTGGCCGCGTGCGGGCCGGGGCAGATCTACCCGAAGCGCAACGGCAAGCTCTTCGACCGGATCGCGGCCGAGGGCGGGGCCATTGTCACCGAGTACCCGCCTGGAATGACTCCGGACCGGCACCGATTCCTGACTCGAAACCGGCTCGTGGCGGCGCTGACCCAAGGGTCGATCGTCGTCGAGGCTGCGTTCCGGTCGGGCGCGTTAAACACGCTGAAATGGGTGAAGACGTACAACCGCGTTCCCCTCGCAGTGCCGGGGCCAATCCTGGGGCCGGGCTCGCTGGGAACGAATCTGGCCATCAGAAACGACAGGGCTGACATGGTGCTCAGTGCCGACGATGCGCACCAGCAGCTCGGTGCGATCGGCTCCACTGATGCCGATGGACAGTTGGAGATCGACTTCGAGGCAGACGCGATCCAGAAGCTCTCCCGCAACGAGCTGCGCGTCTACGACTCGCTGCCAGTGGCCGGAGCGGGCGGAATCGACGCCGAGGCCGTTGCCCAGGCGAGCGGGTTCACAATCGCCCTCGCAGTTCACTTGCTTATGGACCTGCACAAGAAAGGGCTCGTGGTCAGGAAAGGGAAGATGTGGGAAAGGAGTGAGAGCTAG
- a CDS encoding DMT family transporter, which produces MLVGAALGVGSVVPAQTAVNARLRSSIGAPIPASLISFFVALCCAAAVALAISGPNVDFAAAAAQPWWVWIGGAMGVVFLTGSVVLFPMLGAVETIIIPILGQVIMALVIDHFGLYNSPQNEATFWRVLGAFVVVAGIVTVHVLGTPGSQPGLGEGRADAGAAWGWRAFGVLMGMCSATQTAVNGHLGTVLGSSLQAGTISLFVGVVLLLLLSMLEPTSRKALLTGIEPGPWWMWLGGVFGAIFVVGMATLAPILGTGTTVIAQLAGAIICGQVIEALGLFGSARTRINGARIGGLVLVFAGVAMVRLL; this is translated from the coding sequence TTGCTAGTTGGAGCCGCCCTCGGTGTCGGGTCAGTTGTTCCTGCCCAGACTGCGGTGAACGCCCGGCTGCGTAGCAGCATCGGCGCACCGATCCCGGCATCGCTCATTTCCTTCTTCGTCGCGCTGTGCTGCGCCGCGGCGGTAGCCCTGGCCATTTCCGGGCCGAACGTCGATTTTGCGGCGGCTGCCGCGCAGCCGTGGTGGGTGTGGATCGGCGGCGCTATGGGCGTGGTTTTCCTCACCGGCAGCGTGGTTTTGTTCCCCATGCTGGGCGCGGTGGAAACGATCATCATCCCGATCCTGGGGCAAGTGATCATGGCCCTGGTCATCGACCACTTCGGGCTGTATAACTCTCCCCAGAACGAGGCGACGTTCTGGCGCGTGCTCGGGGCGTTCGTCGTGGTGGCTGGCATTGTGACTGTTCATGTCCTGGGCACTCCCGGTTCGCAGCCGGGGCTCGGGGAGGGACGCGCTGACGCCGGTGCCGCCTGGGGATGGCGCGCCTTCGGAGTGCTCATGGGCATGTGCTCGGCTACGCAGACCGCCGTCAACGGCCACCTGGGCACTGTGCTGGGCAGTTCATTGCAGGCCGGCACGATCAGCTTGTTCGTCGGTGTTGTCCTGCTGCTTTTGCTCAGCATGCTCGAACCGACCTCCCGCAAAGCCCTGCTCACCGGGATTGAGCCCGGGCCGTGGTGGATGTGGCTCGGGGGTGTCTTCGGCGCGATCTTCGTCGTGGGCATGGCCACGCTCGCACCCATCTTGGGCACCGGAACGACGGTCATTGCTCAGCTGGCCGGCGCGATTATTTGCGGCCAGGTCATTGAGGCGCTCGGGTTGTTCGGCTCGGCCCGCACGCGCATCAACGGTGCGCGTATCGGGGGGCTTGTCCTCGTCTTCGCCGGCGTGGCGATGGTCAGACTCCTCTAG
- the tsf gene encoding translation elongation factor Ts, whose protein sequence is MANYTAADVKKLRETTGSGMLDCKKALEEAGGDFDKAVEILRVKGAKDVGKRAERNALEGLVAVSGNTIVEINSETDFVAKNEEFKQTADQIAQAAAAVKANTPEELANADVNGQPATEVLQNLSAKIGEKLELRRAATIEGDNVEVYLHQKAADLPPAVGVLVAYTGDSAEAAHQVALQIAAMKARYLDKDSVPADVVEKERAVQEEITRNEGKPEAAIEKIVEGRLGGFFKDVALLEQPSLADSKKTVRQFAEESGITVTDFIRFEVGQQ, encoded by the coding sequence ATGGCGAACTACACCGCTGCAGACGTGAAGAAGCTGCGCGAAACCACCGGTTCCGGCATGCTCGACTGCAAGAAGGCCCTGGAAGAGGCCGGCGGAGACTTTGACAAGGCCGTTGAGATCCTGCGCGTCAAGGGCGCAAAGGACGTGGGCAAGCGCGCTGAGCGCAACGCCCTGGAGGGCTTGGTCGCCGTCTCCGGCAATACCATCGTTGAGATCAACTCTGAGACCGACTTCGTTGCCAAGAACGAGGAGTTCAAGCAGACCGCCGACCAGATTGCCCAGGCCGCGGCCGCTGTGAAGGCGAACACCCCGGAGGAGCTGGCCAACGCTGACGTCAACGGTCAGCCGGCTACCGAGGTGCTGCAGAACCTGTCCGCGAAGATCGGCGAGAAGCTGGAGCTGCGCCGCGCCGCCACCATCGAGGGCGACAACGTGGAGGTCTACCTGCACCAGAAGGCTGCCGACCTGCCGCCGGCAGTGGGCGTGCTCGTCGCCTACACCGGTGACAGCGCTGAGGCTGCTCACCAGGTTGCTCTGCAGATCGCCGCTATGAAGGCCCGCTACCTGGACAAGGACTCCGTCCCGGCTGATGTCGTGGAGAAGGAGCGCGCGGTCCAGGAGGAGATCACCCGCAACGAGGGCAAGCCGGAAGCTGCCATCGAGAAGATCGTCGAAGGCCGCTTGGGTGGCTTCTTCAAGGATGTTGCTTTGCTCGAGCAGCCGTCCCTGGCTGACTCCAAGAAGACTGTCCGTCAGTTCGCTGAGGAGTCCGGCATCACTGTGACTGACTTCATCCGTTTCGAGGTTGGCCAGCAGTAA